In Anaerolineales bacterium, a genomic segment contains:
- a CDS encoding DHH family phosphoesterase → MDKPLSSEPILVIGHRNPDTDAIASAVGYAWVLNGGEGGRYSPGRTGEVNPQTAYVLKRFGVEPPPLVGDVWGRVGAIIERIPPLDEGATLLTAIQTIAKTRRSVPIHNAAGIPVGIVSGAGLFGSLAEALSSTSVIALANTLGSPAEQTVDPGGVMLKANERIRDVIAQAMRADQDEFIITDEEGRYAGMCRKSALLAPPRRKVVMVDHNELGQAVPGLEDAEIVEVLDHHRLDTMPTAMPIRFLIEPVGCCATLVAERGLERGLTFPAPIAGLLLCAILSDTLVFRSPTTTERDRAAAGKLAAMAGLSGETAIYDLGEAMLAAGAGMGGRVAAEMINADLKFYEVGGGRVGIAQVETANLSEIADHLAALRSALEDLSQTRELAMSMLMVTDVVRGNSRLIVAAPSRLIASLPYVRLDDGTLDAPGLVSRKKQLLPVVLGALSQVV, encoded by the coding sequence GTGGATAAACCGCTGAGCAGCGAGCCGATTTTGGTCATTGGACACCGCAACCCAGACACCGACGCCATTGCCTCGGCGGTAGGTTATGCGTGGGTGTTGAACGGGGGCGAAGGCGGGCGTTACAGCCCCGGACGAACGGGCGAGGTCAACCCGCAAACGGCGTATGTCTTGAAACGCTTCGGGGTAGAGCCGCCGCCCCTTGTGGGGGATGTGTGGGGGCGGGTGGGGGCAATCATTGAGCGAATTCCCCCGCTTGACGAGGGGGCAACCCTGCTGACCGCCATTCAGACGATTGCCAAGACGCGGCGTTCTGTCCCGATTCATAACGCGGCGGGCATCCCCGTCGGCATTGTCTCTGGGGCGGGGCTGTTTGGCAGCCTTGCCGAAGCGCTTAGCTCTACCTCGGTGATCGCCCTCGCCAACACACTAGGCAGTCCGGCGGAGCAGACCGTTGACCCCGGCGGTGTCATGCTGAAGGCGAATGAACGCATCCGCGATGTGATTGCCCAAGCAATGCGTGCCGATCAGGATGAATTCATCATCACCGATGAGGAAGGGCGCTATGCTGGCATGTGCCGCAAATCGGCGCTGCTTGCCCCGCCGCGCCGGAAGGTGGTCATGGTCGATCATAACGAACTTGGGCAGGCGGTCCCGGGTTTAGAGGACGCCGAGATCGTGGAGGTGTTGGATCACCACCGTTTGGACACGATGCCGACGGCGATGCCCATCCGTTTCCTGATCGAACCCGTCGGCTGCTGCGCAACCCTTGTTGCTGAGCGGGGGTTGGAGCGCGGGCTGACCTTTCCCGCCCCGATTGCCGGCTTGCTGTTATGTGCGATTCTCTCCGATACACTCGTTTTTCGTTCGCCCACAACCACCGAGCGGGATCGCGCCGCCGCTGGAAAACTGGCGGCAATGGCGGGCTTGAGCGGCGAGACAGCGATCTACGACTTGGGCGAGGCGATGTTGGCGGCGGGCGCTGGCATGGGCGGACGGGTGGCGGCGGAGATGATCAACGCTGATCTAAAATTTTACGAGGTGGGCGGGGGCAGGGTGGGCATTGCCCAGGTGGAGACGGCAAACCTCAGCGAGATTGCCGATCACCTTGCCGCGCTGCGCAGCGCCCTAGAGGATTTGAGCCAAACGCGAGAACTGGCGATGAGTATGCTCATGGTGACCGATGTCGTGCGCGGCAACAGCCGTTTGATCGTCGCCGCCCCGTCGCGGCTGATCGCCTCGCTGCCTTACGTCCGCTTGGACGATGGGACGTTGGACGCGCCCGGATTGGTGTCTCGGAAGAAGCAACTTCTGCCGGTGGTGTTGGGGGCGCTTTCGCAGGTAGTCTAG
- a CDS encoding ParB N-terminal domain-containing protein, with product MVNPAPHDPTPREVLPDLRIVPIGSLVPHEIHDDQRSAPLIKRIEASGVWLNPPIVAPMDDERYVILDGANRHHCLKTLGYPYILVQVVDYESGFVKLETWHHIVSGMSWFEFLRRLREVPALTLNGMDLLTARAALARREVLAYTVLADNRAYTLAAEAVTLADRTRVLNEIVDAYKTRGVLNRINTDQLSTARKLYPDAVAIIVFPRYEPPEIVVAARDGVHLPPGISRHIIYGRAMRLHYPLSALRDDGETLEAKNAALQLWVQERTAAKRIRYYAEPTYLFDE from the coding sequence ATGGTCAATCCAGCCCCGCACGACCCTACCCCCCGCGAGGTGCTGCCCGATTTGCGCATTGTCCCCATCGGGTCGCTTGTCCCCCACGAAATCCACGACGATCAGCGCTCCGCGCCGTTGATCAAACGGATTGAGGCAAGCGGCGTCTGGCTCAACCCGCCCATCGTCGCCCCCATGGACGATGAACGCTACGTCATTTTGGATGGGGCAAACCGCCACCACTGCCTCAAAACACTTGGTTACCCCTATATCCTCGTCCAAGTGGTCGATTACGAATCGGGGTTTGTCAAATTAGAGACGTGGCATCACATCGTCAGCGGCATGTCGTGGTTCGAGTTTCTGCGGCGGCTGCGTGAAGTCCCCGCCCTAACGCTGAACGGGATGGATTTGCTCACGGCGCGGGCGGCACTGGCGCGGCGAGAGGTCTTGGCGTATACCGTCCTTGCCGATAACCGCGCCTATACACTGGCAGCAGAGGCAGTGACCCTCGCAGACCGGACGCGGGTTCTCAACGAGATTGTCGATGCCTATAAAACACGCGGGGTTCTCAACCGCATCAATACCGATCAGCTTAGCACAGCGCGAAAGCTGTACCCCGATGCAGTGGCGATCATTGTCTTTCCCCGCTACGAACCACCAGAAATCGTCGTGGCGGCGCGGGATGGCGTTCACCTTCCACCCGGAATCAGCCGCCATATCATCTATGGACGGGCAATGCGTCTGCACTACCCGCTCAGCGCACTGCGTGACGATGGCGAGACGTTAGAGGCGAAAAATGCTGCCCTTCAACTGTGGGTTCAAGAGCGCACCGCCGCCAAACGCATCCGCTACTACGCCGAACCGACGTACCTGTTTGATGAGTAA
- a CDS encoding ABC transporter ATP-binding protein, with product MAVLMEVKDLTTRFHTQEGEVYAVNGISYTLNEGETLGIVGESGSGKSVQSLSILGLIPSPPGKIEAGTVLFRGRDLLKLSKEEMRKVRGAEIAMIFQDPMTSLNPVLTVGKQITEALQLHLGMNIKQARDRAAELLAMVGIPLAAKRLDDYPHQFSGGMRQRAMIAMALSCNPQLLIADEPTTALDVTIQAQITDLVKRLRDKLGMAMIWITHDLGVIAGLADTIQVMYGGTIVERGPVTEIFKDTRHPYTLGLRGSIPRIDKRGERLTPIEGSPPDMRKKPVGCPFAPRCVFKVDKCETETPLLLPVEGGKANHFAACHVDIRQGVPSRA from the coding sequence TTGGCTGTTTTGATGGAGGTCAAAGACCTCACGACGCGGTTTCATACCCAAGAGGGGGAAGTCTACGCCGTTAATGGGATTAGTTACACCCTAAACGAAGGCGAAACCCTCGGCATTGTAGGAGAGAGCGGCAGCGGCAAAAGCGTTCAATCCCTCTCCATCCTCGGTCTGATCCCAAGCCCACCGGGAAAAATTGAAGCGGGGACAGTTCTCTTTCGTGGGCGCGATCTGCTAAAACTTTCCAAAGAGGAAATGCGCAAGGTACGCGGCGCAGAGATCGCCATGATCTTCCAAGACCCAATGACCTCGCTCAACCCCGTTCTGACGGTGGGTAAACAGATTACCGAGGCGCTTCAACTGCACCTCGGTATGAACATCAAACAGGCGCGTGACCGTGCCGCCGAACTCTTGGCGATGGTCGGTATTCCGCTTGCCGCCAAACGCCTTGACGATTACCCCCATCAATTTTCCGGCGGGATGCGCCAACGGGCGATGATCGCTATGGCGCTTTCGTGCAACCCCCAACTGCTCATTGCCGACGAACCGACAACGGCGTTGGATGTGACCATTCAGGCGCAGATCACCGACCTTGTGAAGCGCCTGCGCGATAAATTGGGGATGGCGATGATTTGGATCACCCATGACCTCGGCGTGATCGCGGGCTTGGCAGATACCATTCAGGTTATGTATGGGGGGACGATTGTCGAACGCGGACCCGTCACCGAAATTTTCAAAGACACCCGTCATCCCTATACACTTGGGCTGCGGGGGTCGATCCCGCGCATTGACAAACGCGGTGAGCGGCTGACGCCCATTGAAGGCTCGCCGCCGGATATGCGCAAGAAGCCTGTGGGCTGCCCCTTTGCCCCGCGCTGTGTGTTCAAAGTTGATAAATGCGAAACCGAGACGCCCCTCCTTTTGCCTGTTGAAGGCGGGAAAGCCAACCATTTCGCCGCGTGCCACGTTGATATTCGACAGGGAGTTCCGAGCCGTGCTTAA
- a CDS encoding dipeptide ABC transporter ATP-binding protein, which yields MEEGTKPLLRVRGLKKHFPITAGFIIQREVGAIKAVDGLDFDVYKGETLGLVGESGCGKSTTGRTILQLYRPTAGSVQFDGVELATMKGETLRKMRRNMQMIFQDPYASLNPRMSVGRIISEPLFVHNIGTPKERMDRVQFLMEKVGLNPYYVNRYPHEFSGGQRQRIGIARALALSPSLIVADEPISALDVSIQAQVVNLLQDLQKEFNLTYVFIAHDLSMVRHICNRVAVMYLGKIVEIGPSDEVYSNPRHPYTQALLSAVPVPDPESEADRLRIILRGDVPSPANPPVGCNFNTRCPVAIESCFRDEPELREVAPGHWVACHLAS from the coding sequence ATTGAGGAAGGGACGAAGCCGCTGCTGCGCGTCCGGGGATTGAAGAAACACTTTCCGATTACAGCAGGGTTCATCATCCAGCGCGAGGTCGGCGCGATCAAAGCCGTTGATGGGCTGGATTTTGATGTCTACAAAGGTGAAACGCTTGGCTTGGTGGGCGAGAGCGGCTGCGGAAAATCAACCACCGGACGCACCATCCTTCAGCTTTACCGCCCAACAGCGGGCAGCGTCCAATTTGATGGGGTTGAACTTGCCACGATGAAGGGCGAGACACTGCGCAAAATGCGCCGCAACATGCAGATGATTTTCCAAGACCCTTATGCCAGCCTGAATCCGCGTATGTCTGTTGGACGGATCATCTCTGAGCCGCTCTTTGTTCACAACATCGGGACGCCGAAGGAACGCATGGATCGCGTTCAATTCCTGATGGAAAAAGTGGGCTTGAACCCCTATTACGTCAATCGCTATCCGCATGAGTTTTCCGGTGGGCAGCGCCAGCGTATTGGGATTGCCCGCGCCCTTGCCCTCAGTCCTTCGCTGATTGTCGCTGACGAGCCGATTTCCGCCCTCGATGTCTCGATTCAGGCGCAGGTTGTCAATCTTTTGCAAGACCTTCAAAAAGAATTCAACCTCACTTACGTCTTTATTGCCCATGATCTGAGTATGGTGCGCCACATCTGTAACCGTGTGGCGGTGATGTATCTAGGCAAGATTGTCGAGATAGGACCCTCCGACGAGGTGTACTCCAACCCGCGCCATCCCTATACACAGGCGCTGCTCTCCGCCGTCCCCGTTCCCGATCCCGAATCGGAGGCAGACCGGCTGCGGATCATCTTGCGTGGGGATGTGCCAAGTCCAGCGAATCCGCCCGTTGGCTGCAACTTCAACACGCGCTGCCCCGTCGCCATCGAATCGTGCTTCCGCGATGAGCCGGAACTGCGTGAGGTTGCGCCTGGGCATTGGGTCGCTTGCCATTTGGCATCCTAA
- a CDS encoding ABC transporter permease has translation MAVASSAKPVSLRQEEVKTRTPLGDAWQQFKRHKLAVLSLIFIVLLLTVSIGADFLKSVGFVDDPIFQHKGKGMSYADPMTCTQDIRRLNPQWCFVAGTDSLGRDVFSRVVYGSRVSLAVGLVGAATSMFLGVMYGLIAGYYGGQIDNLMMRFVDFMYAFPDLAFIILIQTFVKSVAAEPDKASPIFRGLIALDRSMGGLFFLFIVIGMLSWIGVARLARGQTLSAKNREYVEAARAMGAKNRRIIIFHVLPNIMGPLVVVACTAIPGFIFTEAALSYLGIGINPPTPSWGAMIQDAQTRGFGSAPHLILAPGLVFVATVLAFNFLGDGLRDALDPSLRGS, from the coding sequence ATGGCGGTGGCATCCTCGGCAAAACCCGTCTCACTTCGTCAGGAAGAAGTCAAGACCCGAACCCCCCTCGGTGACGCATGGCAGCAGTTCAAGCGCCATAAACTCGCCGTGCTGTCGCTCATCTTCATTGTCCTTTTGCTCACGGTCTCCATTGGCGCAGATTTTCTGAAATCAGTGGGCTTTGTGGACGACCCCATCTTTCAGCACAAGGGGAAGGGGATGTCCTACGCCGACCCCATGACCTGCACCCAAGACATTCGCCGTCTAAACCCCCAGTGGTGTTTCGTCGCCGGAACGGATAGTTTGGGACGGGATGTTTTTAGCCGTGTGGTGTATGGCTCGCGGGTGTCGCTGGCGGTGGGGCTGGTTGGGGCGGCAACAAGCATGTTCCTCGGCGTCATGTATGGCTTGATTGCCGGCTATTACGGCGGGCAGATTGATAACCTGATGATGCGCTTTGTCGATTTTATGTACGCTTTTCCCGACCTTGCCTTCATCATCTTGATCCAAACCTTTGTCAAATCGGTTGCCGCCGAACCGGATAAAGCATCGCCTATTTTTCGGGGGTTAATCGCCCTTGACCGTTCGATGGGCGGGCTGTTCTTCCTGTTCATCGTCATTGGGATGCTCAGTTGGATCGGGGTGGCGCGGCTGGCACGGGGGCAGACGCTCTCCGCCAAAAACCGCGAATATGTGGAGGCTGCCCGTGCGATGGGCGCCAAAAACCGCCGTATTATCATTTTTCACGTGCTGCCCAACATTATGGGACCCCTTGTGGTGGTTGCCTGCACAGCCATTCCCGGCTTTATCTTCACCGAGGCGGCGCTGAGCTATTTAGGAATTGGGATCAACCCGCCAACCCCCAGTTGGGGGGCGATGATCCAAGACGCCCAAACGCGGGGCTTTGGCTCTGCGCCCCATTTGATCCTTGCGCCTGGGTTGGTCTTTGTAGCAACTGTTTTGGCGTTCAATTTCCTCGGTGATGGTCTGCGTGATGCTCTTGATCCAAGTCTGCGGGGAAGCTAA
- a CDS encoding ABC transporter permease has product MIDSILRGLLSTLKLFTGVGMIKFVLRRILVALPVLFGIILINYGLMRAVPGGPFDNTGSKSRSARDIALLNARFGLDMPFLLNLPSDGKSPDDGKTLVVRSDALPDCEMLRRGVSPADQVVQPIEDVYEGWQLVRGVTERKESTEQFEGKATRCLESRNVLYSDLFRSQFFQYLNNVMRGDFGPSMAANKQFRSVTEIIGDLMPTSFRLGMYSVLIGFLIGVPLGVLTAVYRNTSVDYTITFLVVVVGAIPTLILGPALIIIFVNKLGILPGVNPTVWRNPNLFDPEFLSRAILPIMVLGTGLATGLARLTRASLLQVMRDDYIRTARAKGLKERVVIYLHALKNALIPVVTILGPLVAGAVTGSLIVERIFAVPGLGSTFVDSIAARDYTLLVGVTIFYSVLLILGNIMVDVMYTWLDPRIRFE; this is encoded by the coding sequence ATGATCGACTCGATCTTGCGTGGGCTGCTTTCCACGCTCAAATTGTTCACCGGCGTAGGGATGATCAAGTTTGTCTTGCGCCGAATTTTGGTCGCCCTTCCCGTCCTCTTTGGGATTATTCTGATCAACTATGGGTTGATGCGTGCCGTCCCCGGCGGACCGTTCGATAACACGGGATCAAAAAGCCGTTCGGCGCGGGATATCGCCCTGCTGAACGCCCGTTTTGGGCTGGATATGCCCTTTCTGCTGAATTTGCCGAGCGATGGGAAAAGCCCTGACGATGGCAAGACGTTAGTTGTCCGCTCCGATGCGCTGCCCGATTGCGAGATGCTGCGGCGCGGCGTTTCCCCTGCCGATCAAGTGGTGCAGCCGATTGAGGATGTCTACGAGGGCTGGCAGCTTGTGCGCGGCGTCACCGAACGGAAGGAATCTACCGAGCAGTTCGAGGGCAAGGCAACGCGCTGCTTAGAAAGCCGTAACGTCCTTTACTCTGATCTGTTCCGCAGCCAGTTTTTTCAATATCTGAACAACGTCATGCGTGGAGATTTTGGTCCCTCGATGGCGGCGAACAAGCAGTTCCGCTCTGTGACGGAAATCATTGGCGATCTGATGCCCACCTCCTTCCGCTTGGGGATGTATTCCGTCCTCATCGGCTTCCTCATTGGCGTCCCTCTTGGCGTGCTGACCGCCGTCTACCGCAACACCTCGGTGGATTACACCATCACCTTTTTGGTCGTCGTCGTCGGGGCAATTCCAACGCTCATCTTAGGACCCGCCCTGATCATCATCTTCGTGAACAAGTTAGGTATCCTGCCGGGGGTGAACCCCACCGTTTGGCGAAATCCGAATCTCTTTGACCCAGAGTTTCTCAGCCGGGCAATTCTGCCGATCATGGTCTTGGGGACGGGGCTGGCAACCGGCTTAGCGCGGCTGACCCGCGCCAGTTTGCTGCAAGTGATGCGCGATGATTATATCCGCACAGCGCGGGCAAAGGGCTTGAAAGAGCGCGTCGTCATCTACCTTCACGCCCTGAAGAACGCTTTGATTCCCGTCGTCACCATTTTGGGTCCGCTGGTTGCTGGGGCGGTCACGGGTTCGCTCATCGTGGAGCGGATTTTCGCCGTACCCGGCTTGGGCAGCACCTTTGTCGATTCCATTGCGGCGCGGGACTACACCCTTTTGGTGGGAGTCACTATCTTCTACTCGGTGCTGCTCATTTTGGGGAACATCATGGTCGATGTCATGTACACATGGCTTGACCCGCGCATCCGCTTTGAGTAG